Proteins co-encoded in one Bacillus sp. FSL H8-0547 genomic window:
- a CDS encoding ABC transporter permease, whose amino-acid sequence MLLDTFKAIKSNKDLIYHLTASDFKANNSRTYFGFLWWILDPIFYMAIFYLLVVVILDRGTPNYPIIIFTGLIPLKFVTAALVDGTNSISSKGNILQQVYVPKIIFVVVRLLVNCIKFLISAVVLILFLVIFGTEFTPYVLLFPLIFIINAFCLLGVMIFLAHLGVFIRDVKNMMQYISRVLLYLSPVLFEMSTVPDKLVPLLYLNPFTTILESYRDVLIYGRAPEWIPLLILTVVSLAILYFGIRLLNKNEKEYAKVI is encoded by the coding sequence ATGCTACTTGATACATTTAAGGCCATTAAATCCAACAAAGACCTGATCTATCACTTGACTGCTTCTGACTTTAAAGCGAACAATTCAAGAACGTATTTCGGTTTTTTATGGTGGATCCTTGATCCAATTTTTTATATGGCAATCTTTTATTTACTGGTCGTGGTCATTCTTGACCGGGGTACGCCAAACTACCCGATCATTATCTTCACAGGGCTTATTCCTTTAAAATTCGTTACAGCTGCACTTGTTGATGGAACGAACTCGATTTCATCCAAAGGGAATATTCTGCAGCAGGTGTATGTGCCCAAAATTATTTTTGTTGTTGTGCGGCTGCTTGTAAACTGCATTAAGTTTTTAATTAGCGCCGTCGTGCTTATCTTGTTTTTGGTTATTTTCGGAACAGAGTTTACACCTTATGTTCTCTTATTCCCGCTGATTTTTATTATCAATGCATTCTGCCTGCTTGGCGTTATGATTTTCCTTGCACACTTAGGTGTTTTTATTCGGGATGTTAAAAATATGATGCAGTATATTTCCCGTGTTTTACTTTACTTATCACCCGTTTTATTTGAAATGAGCACAGTGCCGGACAAGCTTGTTCCGCTGCTCTATCTGAATCCTTTTACAACGATTCTGGAATCCTATAGAGACGTGCTGATTTACGGCAGAGCGCCTGAGTGGATCCCGCTCCTTATTTTAACGGTAGTTTCTCTTGCAATCCTGTATTTCGGAATTCGTTTGCTGAACAAAAATGAAAAAGAATATGCTAAGGTGATTTAA